Proteins from one Longimicrobiaceae bacterium genomic window:
- a CDS encoding MraY family glycosyltransferase, which yields MSELPLSLLAAAFATALLASFFLTPRVIRGAEKRGLFDDPSAPRRVHSSPVPRLGGLAVFAAMLIGLGAAKLVAPHGLMVGTRLYVGFLAGAAILLAAGLVDDIRGIRPATKMAAQVAAALVVYACGFRIDLLTLGGATYLATGWLSLPLTVLWIVGVTNAFNLMDGLDGLATGIAIVALTASAAVALAMGADGLLLPSVALLGALLGFLRYNFNPARIFLGDSGSLFVGYMLAVHSVHSSMKSATAVLVIVPLFTLALPLLDTLLAILRRWLRGVPLSSADRRHIHHRLLEVGLTHRRTVLVLYAATSMLASVGLLVAFTPSRNVGLIAAAGGTVSLVLLLAALSHLDYHEFTEAGAVIARAPAKMLKVIRDRIHARDMAAVLATAESLEQVNAVLADNAENFGFLHMEVCSEHRENPRAARSRAGQHRRHRMWKLDYPVALEDVEDEEPLVLRIRCDVDDGFRPYGAERVARILAPAIQDWLTARAANGVVEDEMVEDDIHGAVPLQPVLWHAEKGAAVRSTIAG from the coding sequence TGCTCGCGGCGGCGTTCGCCACCGCGCTCCTCGCCTCGTTCTTCCTGACCCCGCGGGTGATCCGCGGCGCGGAGAAGCGCGGCCTCTTCGACGATCCGTCGGCCCCGCGCCGCGTCCACTCGTCGCCCGTCCCGCGCCTGGGCGGCCTGGCCGTGTTCGCGGCCATGCTCATCGGCCTGGGCGCCGCGAAGCTGGTGGCGCCGCACGGGCTGATGGTGGGCACGCGCCTCTACGTGGGCTTCCTCGCGGGCGCCGCGATCCTGCTCGCCGCCGGCCTGGTGGACGACATCCGCGGCATCCGCCCGGCGACGAAGATGGCGGCGCAGGTGGCGGCGGCGCTGGTCGTCTACGCCTGCGGCTTCCGCATCGACCTGCTCACGCTGGGCGGCGCGACGTACCTTGCCACGGGCTGGCTGTCGCTGCCGCTCACGGTGCTGTGGATCGTGGGCGTGACCAACGCGTTCAACCTGATGGACGGGCTGGACGGCCTGGCCACCGGCATCGCCATCGTGGCGCTCACCGCGTCTGCCGCGGTGGCGCTGGCCATGGGGGCCGACGGGCTGCTGCTTCCGTCCGTGGCCCTGCTGGGCGCCCTGCTGGGCTTCCTGCGCTACAACTTCAACCCGGCGCGCATCTTCCTGGGCGACTCGGGCAGCCTGTTCGTGGGCTACATGCTGGCCGTGCACTCGGTGCACAGCTCCATGAAGAGCGCCACGGCGGTGCTGGTGATCGTGCCCCTCTTCACGCTGGCCCTCCCCCTGCTAGACACGCTGCTCGCCATCCTGCGCCGCTGGCTGCGCGGGGTTCCGCTCTCCAGCGCCGACCGGCGCCACATCCACCACCGCCTGCTCGAGGTGGGGCTCACCCACCGCCGCACGGTGCTGGTGCTGTACGCCGCCACGAGCATGCTGGCCTCGGTGGGCCTGCTCGTCGCCTTCACGCCCTCGCGGAACGTGGGGCTGATCGCGGCCGCGGGCGGCACGGTGTCGCTCGTCCTGCTCCTCGCCGCGCTGTCGCACCTGGATTACCACGAGTTCACCGAGGCGGGGGCGGTGATCGCCCGCGCGCCGGCCAAGATGCTGAAGGTGATCCGCGACCGCATCCACGCCCGCGACATGGCCGCGGTGCTGGCCACCGCGGAGTCGCTGGAGCAGGTGAACGCCGTGCTGGCCGACAACGCGGAGAACTTCGGGTTCCTGCACATGGAGGTGTGCTCGGAGCATCGCGAGAACCCGCGCGCCGCGCGCTCGCGGGCCGGGCAGCATCGCCGGCATCGCATGTGGAAGCTGGACTACCCCGTGGCGCTGGAGGACGTGGAGGACGAGGAGCCGCTGGTGCTGCGCATCCGCTGCGACGTGGACGACGGCTTCCGTCCGTACGGCGCCGAACGCGTGGCCCGCATCCTCGCCCCCGCGATCCAGGATTGGCTGACCGCGCGCGCCGCCAACGGGGTGGTGGAGGACGAGATGGTGGAGGACGACATCCACGGGGCAGTGCCGCTGCAGCCCGTGCTGTGGCACGCCGAGAAGGGCGCCGCCGTCCGGAGCACCATTGCCGGCTGA
- a CDS encoding lipopolysaccharide biosynthesis protein produces the protein MPAEVARAEGEVVRVERQPEKPRLPGRLSGAVVWTAGSFAAVQVLTLARGVVLARILTPEDFGMYALGMAVVGFVATLGNTGISTFVTYQQDDADRYAASSFWISAALGLAMMVVLAGVGPLMGRLYHLPRLPLLVWCLAPGLFLQFISGVHTGMLRRRMRFGALAAITTTTNLVLFAVAALLARAGHGYWALVYGALVSNALGLVLVAFATKWIPPLRLHTELWRDISRFGLMFVGASLVWFVLLNLDNFLVSKVLGVSALGIYSVAYNYAMLPSVAVAAVANMVVGPALGAVRGEPARFRDLYVRSSIATALTAALVGTVLVASAPDLFRLAFGAKWDAAVVPFQILVVYGVLRTFFPDVLLPLGKVNVSFWLGVVTLPIVVAAILAGTRWGMVGVAVAACASLGVSTFAYLPVISRLVGVPPSRMFWIAARVLAAACTATAAGWALRVHEAGAGVALLPRLASVVTLSAALFALLAALLFPHLRQSLSALVRPAGGRSLTLDPADAGAPGR, from the coding sequence TTGCCGGCTGAAGTGGCGCGGGCGGAGGGCGAGGTGGTGCGCGTGGAGCGGCAGCCCGAGAAGCCCCGCCTGCCCGGACGGCTGAGCGGGGCGGTCGTGTGGACCGCCGGATCGTTCGCGGCGGTGCAGGTGCTCACGCTTGCCCGTGGCGTGGTGCTGGCGCGCATCCTCACGCCCGAGGACTTCGGGATGTACGCGCTGGGGATGGCGGTGGTGGGCTTCGTGGCCACGCTGGGCAACACGGGCATCAGCACCTTCGTCACGTACCAGCAGGACGACGCCGACCGCTACGCCGCCTCGAGCTTCTGGATCAGCGCGGCGCTGGGCCTGGCGATGATGGTTGTGCTGGCCGGCGTGGGCCCGCTGATGGGACGGCTGTACCACCTGCCGCGCCTGCCGCTGCTGGTGTGGTGCCTGGCTCCCGGCCTCTTCCTCCAGTTCATCAGCGGCGTGCACACGGGCATGCTGCGGCGGCGCATGCGCTTCGGGGCGCTGGCGGCCATCACCACCACCACCAACCTGGTGCTCTTCGCGGTCGCCGCGCTGCTGGCGCGGGCGGGCCACGGGTACTGGGCGCTGGTGTACGGCGCGCTGGTGAGCAACGCGCTGGGCCTCGTCCTGGTCGCCTTCGCGACGAAGTGGATCCCGCCGCTGCGCCTGCACACCGAGCTGTGGCGCGACATCTCGCGCTTCGGGCTGATGTTCGTGGGCGCGTCGCTGGTGTGGTTCGTCCTGCTGAACCTGGACAACTTCCTGGTGAGCAAGGTGCTGGGGGTGAGCGCGCTGGGCATCTACTCGGTGGCGTACAACTACGCCATGCTCCCGTCGGTGGCCGTGGCCGCGGTGGCGAACATGGTGGTGGGGCCCGCGCTGGGCGCCGTGCGCGGCGAGCCGGCGCGCTTCCGCGACCTGTACGTGCGCAGCAGCATCGCCACGGCGCTCACCGCCGCGCTGGTGGGCACGGTGCTGGTGGCCTCGGCCCCGGACCTGTTCCGCCTGGCGTTCGGCGCCAAGTGGGACGCGGCGGTCGTTCCCTTCCAGATCCTGGTGGTCTACGGGGTGCTCCGCACCTTCTTCCCGGACGTGCTGCTGCCGCTGGGGAAGGTGAACGTGAGCTTCTGGCTGGGCGTGGTCACGCTGCCCATCGTGGTGGCGGCGATCCTCGCCGGCACGCGGTGGGGAATGGTGGGCGTGGCCGTGGCGGCGTGCGCCAGCCTGGGCGTGAGCACCTTCGCCTATCTGCCCGTGATCTCGCGGCTGGTGGGCGTACCGCCGTCGCGGATGTTCTGGATCGCGGCGCGCGTCCTCGCCGCCGCATGCACCGCGACCGCCGCCGGCTGGGCGCTGCGCGTGCACGAGGCAGGCGCCGGCGTGGCGCTCCTGCCGCGGCTGGCCTCCGTCGTGACCCTCAGCGCCGCCCTCTTCGCCCTGCTGGCCGCGCTGCTCTTCCCGCACCTGCGGCAGTCGTTGTCGGCGCTGGTGCGCCCGGCCGGCGGCCGCTCCCTGACCCTGGACCCCGCAGACGCGGGCGCACCGGGGCGCTGA
- a CDS encoding FkbM family methyltransferase has product MVKQVLRFCAPAGVLEVLRAKRAFDRIAFGSGSAWRAALSPTLREMLESSRLGSVPLRLLGERALFVDVGANVGAWSEAALRLLGPRRLIAVEPAPEPFAELKARVGARPGVTLLQCAVGAEEGTAMLHRMERSEWNSLLPLSDQVGDYYPTVAEKEPLPVRVAPLDALLAGEEHIDLLKVDVQGGEWAVMDGARETLKRTRVLMLETNFVSHYRGDTLFVDLHRRMTDEFGFELFRIANPHHSREGKVLYADAVYVRRESAA; this is encoded by the coding sequence ATGGTCAAGCAGGTCCTGCGTTTCTGTGCCCCCGCCGGCGTGCTGGAGGTGCTCCGCGCCAAGCGCGCCTTCGACCGCATCGCGTTCGGCAGCGGCAGCGCCTGGCGCGCCGCGCTCTCGCCCACGCTGCGCGAGATGCTGGAGTCGTCGCGCCTGGGCTCCGTGCCGCTGCGGCTGCTGGGCGAGCGCGCGCTGTTCGTGGACGTGGGCGCCAACGTGGGCGCGTGGAGCGAGGCGGCGCTGCGCCTGCTGGGCCCCCGCCGTCTGATCGCGGTGGAGCCCGCGCCCGAGCCCTTCGCCGAGCTGAAGGCGCGCGTAGGTGCCCGGCCCGGCGTGACGCTGCTCCAGTGCGCCGTGGGCGCCGAGGAGGGCACGGCGATGCTGCACCGGATGGAGCGCTCGGAGTGGAACTCGCTGCTGCCGCTGTCCGACCAGGTGGGCGACTACTATCCCACCGTCGCGGAGAAGGAGCCGCTTCCGGTCAGGGTCGCGCCGCTGGACGCGCTGCTCGCGGGCGAGGAGCACATCGACCTGCTGAAGGTGGACGTGCAGGGCGGGGAGTGGGCGGTGATGGACGGCGCGCGAGAGACGCTGAAGCGCACCCGCGTGCTGATGCTGGAGACCAACTTCGTCTCGCACTACCGCGGAGACACGCTGTTCGTGGACCTGCACCGGCGCATGACGGACGAGTTCGGCTTCGAGCTGTTCCGCATCGCCAACCCGCACCACAGCCGCGAGGGCAAGGTGCTGTACGCCGACGCGGTCTACGTGCGCCGCGAGTCCGCCGCGTAG
- a CDS encoding glycosyltransferase family 4 protein, with the protein MAASDLQGDVVTGVDEPSASGDAVGTRPASAELAQAESGAVLAVTGFPPKLDHPNGFSARANRLLTAVARRWPLDVVAVHAGDADWTADTFLPDGFPVRRFACETPGPNPLNAAGPAGAARRAMHYLAGRLPYGSHPRRLRTLDARLRAERPALGLFFLPHTEHLSLALPPGVPAICVVEEGFERAMDWTVQDAGPLRRLLIAGEHARIASLHRRVAARGGRFVVISDTEADWLARSVPPGRITVIPHGVDCGYFAPMDAPAEHDVAVFGQLGEPRVYEPAVELYARMRDAGLRWAFVGRNPALEVAALASPQVTVTGMVPDVRPFYARSRVALVPTRIGTGVKTTVLQAWAMGRPVVATPFALTGLPARPGENVLVGETADELAAHVAGLLASPDLAGRVGDAGLRTVREERDTRLLAERFADLCAEAMESQRG; encoded by the coding sequence GTGGCAGCGAGCGATCTGCAGGGGGACGTGGTGACCGGCGTGGATGAACCAAGCGCTTCGGGAGATGCGGTGGGCACCCGCCCGGCGTCCGCCGAACTTGCTCAGGCCGAGTCGGGTGCCGTGCTCGCCGTCACGGGGTTCCCGCCCAAGCTGGACCATCCCAACGGCTTCTCCGCACGGGCGAACCGGCTGCTGACCGCCGTGGCGCGGCGTTGGCCGCTGGACGTGGTGGCGGTGCACGCGGGAGATGCGGACTGGACGGCGGACACCTTCCTGCCGGACGGCTTTCCCGTTCGCCGGTTCGCTTGCGAGACGCCGGGGCCGAACCCGCTGAACGCCGCCGGGCCCGCGGGTGCCGCGCGCAGGGCGATGCACTACCTGGCGGGCCGCCTGCCGTACGGCTCGCACCCGCGGCGCCTGCGGACGCTCGATGCGCGGCTGCGGGCGGAGCGGCCGGCGCTGGGGCTCTTCTTCCTGCCGCACACGGAGCACCTGTCGCTCGCGCTTCCCCCTGGCGTGCCGGCCATCTGCGTGGTGGAAGAAGGGTTCGAGCGCGCGATGGACTGGACGGTGCAGGACGCTGGGCCGCTCCGGCGGCTGCTGATCGCAGGGGAGCACGCGCGGATCGCCTCGCTGCACCGGCGAGTGGCGGCGCGCGGCGGCCGGTTCGTGGTCATCTCCGATACGGAGGCGGACTGGCTGGCCCGGTCGGTGCCGCCCGGGCGGATCACCGTGATCCCGCACGGGGTCGACTGCGGCTACTTCGCCCCGATGGACGCACCGGCCGAGCACGACGTCGCGGTCTTCGGACAGCTCGGCGAACCGCGGGTGTACGAGCCTGCGGTGGAGCTGTACGCACGGATGCGGGACGCGGGGCTGCGCTGGGCCTTCGTGGGGCGCAATCCCGCCCTGGAGGTCGCGGCACTCGCTTCGCCGCAGGTGACGGTGACGGGGATGGTGCCCGACGTGCGGCCGTTCTACGCCCGCAGCCGTGTCGCGCTCGTTCCCACGCGCATCGGCACGGGGGTGAAGACGACGGTGCTCCAGGCTTGGGCGATGGGCCGGCCGGTGGTCGCCACGCCCTTCGCCCTCACCGGGCTTCCCGCCCGCCCGGGCGAGAACGTGCTGGTGGGCGAGACGGCCGACGAGCTGGCGGCGCACGTCGCCGGCCTCCTCGCCTCTCCGGACCTGGCGGGGCGCGTGGGGGATGCGGGGCTGCGCACCGTGCGCGAAGAACGCGACACCCGGCTGCTCGCGGAGCGCTTCGCGGACCTCTGCGCGGAAGCGATGGAGTCCCAGCGGGGCTGA
- a CDS encoding glycosyltransferase family 4 protein, protein MRIAHVVGSGEKVLGGRETHIQRFAQECLRMGHETLLVSDAEVRSGGAAALMGFGTDAGGVPVGPDVVLLHSRDSWQLTGEIEGVAPLFAWVHDQSFVCPASISWSRTTHRACDRALGAACVSGAYTRRCNARRPDRNLHNYLQVRRTLSGVPSLTGVIVASGYMARRLAAGGVPEHLLHVLPYFVPLPEAAPPAEESPERILYVGRLNETKGVDVLISALALLPSRYTLHIAGDGYAAGTLREHVRGCGIAPERVTFGGYVTDAAVMDAAYREAAVLAFPSLWPEPFGIVGIEAMSHGKPVVAFDVGGVSDWLDDGRVGLLARPGDAADLAAKLLALMEDPARRRELGERGRARVADLYSWPAHWDGFAGIVAGVGV, encoded by the coding sequence ATGCGCATTGCGCACGTGGTCGGTTCGGGAGAGAAGGTGCTGGGCGGGCGCGAGACGCACATCCAGCGCTTCGCCCAGGAGTGCCTGCGCATGGGGCACGAGACGCTGCTGGTCTCCGACGCGGAGGTCCGCTCGGGGGGCGCGGCGGCACTGATGGGCTTCGGAACGGACGCGGGCGGCGTGCCCGTGGGTCCCGACGTGGTGCTCCTCCACTCGCGCGACAGCTGGCAGCTCACCGGCGAGATTGAAGGCGTGGCTCCGCTCTTCGCGTGGGTGCACGACCAGTCGTTCGTCTGTCCCGCGTCCATCTCGTGGTCGCGCACCACGCACCGCGCCTGCGACCGGGCCCTGGGCGCGGCGTGCGTGAGCGGCGCCTACACGCGGCGCTGCAACGCGCGGCGGCCGGACCGCAACCTCCACAACTACCTCCAGGTCCGCCGCACGCTCTCGGGCGTGCCGAGCTTGACCGGTGTGATCGTGGCGTCGGGGTACATGGCGCGGCGGCTGGCGGCGGGCGGCGTGCCCGAGCACCTTCTGCACGTCCTGCCGTACTTCGTCCCGCTGCCCGAGGCAGCGCCGCCGGCGGAAGAGTCGCCGGAGCGCATCCTGTACGTGGGCCGGCTGAACGAGACCAAAGGCGTGGACGTGCTCATCTCCGCGCTCGCCCTTCTCCCCAGCCGGTACACGCTCCACATCGCGGGCGACGGATACGCTGCCGGAACGCTCCGCGAGCACGTGCGCGGCTGCGGGATCGCGCCGGAGCGGGTGACGTTCGGCGGATACGTGACGGATGCGGCCGTGATGGACGCGGCGTACCGCGAGGCCGCGGTGCTCGCCTTCCCGTCGCTTTGGCCGGAGCCGTTCGGCATCGTGGGGATCGAGGCGATGAGCCACGGCAAGCCCGTGGTGGCGTTCGACGTGGGCGGCGTGTCGGACTGGCTGGACGACGGGCGCGTGGGCCTGCTCGCCCGCCCCGGCGACGCGGCCGACCTGGCCGCGAAGCTGCTCGCGCTCATGGAAGACCCCGCCCGCCGCCGCGAGCTGGGCGAGCGCGGACGGGCGCGCGTGGCCGACCTCTATTCGTGGCCGGCGCACTGGGACGGGTTCGCGGGCATCGTGGCGGGCGTGGGAGTATGA